CAGGTAATCGATACGCCAGCCGACGTTGTTCGCGTAGGCGCCCGCCCGGTTGCTCCACCAGGTGTACTCGGCGGCTTCACCCAGGTGAGCGCGGTGGCAGTCGGTCAGGCCGCTGGCCAGGTGGGCAGTCATCCATTCGCGCTCGTGGGGCAGGAAGCCGCTGCTTTTCTGGTTGCTGCGCCAGTTCTTGATGTCCACGTTCTGGTGAGCGATGTTGTAATCGCCGCCCAGCACTACGGGCAGGCCCTCGGCCATTACGCCACTGACCCACGCCTGGTAGTCGACCAGCACGCGGTCTTTGAAATCCTGACGCACTTCGCCGCTGCTGCCGCTGGGCAGGTACACGCTCACGAAACGAATGCCGCGCACCACGGCGCTGATCACGCGGCCTTCGGCGTCCACTTCATCGTGCAGCATGCCGATGCGGGCGTCCGTGAATTCATGGCGGGTCAGCAGGGCCACGCCGCTGTACCCGGCTTTCTGTGCGGCCCCCCACACGCCCCCGTAACCCAGATGCGCCAGCGCGTCCGGCATGGGGTCGGCCCGCACCTCCTGAAGCAGCAGCACGTCCGGGGCTTCACGTTCCACCCAGTCCACGAACCCCTTGCGAATGGCGCTGCGCAGGCCATTGGCATTGAAGGTCGTCACTTTCAGGGTGGGCAGCGCGGTGTTCATTGGCCCCGTGTTCATCGGTGCAGTGGTCATCGGGCAAAGAATAATGGGGAAAGGCTTTCTGAATGCCAGTTCAGTCAATTCAGTCCCATTGATTGTGGCGAGAGGGTACGCTGAGCCTCATGGCAGACATCAAGTTCTTCAACGAGTCCGACGGTCAGGAGTTCAGCATGGCCCAGCACCCCAAGGCTGCCCGCGTGCTGGACGACATCAGGGTCTGGGCGGAATCGAACAGGTTCGAGCACGTGACCTTCTGGCGCGACCCGCAGGACGAGCACAAGTTCTGGGTGCAGCTGGGCGATGACCGCCTGAACTACTGGATTCACGACAGCACCTTCACTGAAGGCAAGCACGAGACGGTGGAAATGCAGATGGATTATGCCCGTGGAGCGCAGCGCCGCAGCGCCGCCGGGTTCGCCAAGTTCGACAAATAGGCGCGCAGTCCAGATATTCGGGAGCCGGGTCAGGCTCCTTTTTTTTGGACTAGAAAGATGATCAGGTGAAGCGTGTCCGCCAGAGGAAAAGAAAGGGCCTTCAAGTCTGCTTTGAGGTCGTAGGTGCTCAGGAGATCGGCAGCGTCCAGGTTGTTCAGGCGGAGGGGCAGCGTCACCTCCAGTCGCCTGGCCAACAGGCCCGCAGCAGACAGCAACTCCTGCACCGGCTCCTCGGCACCCCGCTTGGAGGTCACGCGACCTACCTGACGCCAGAGCCGGTGCAGGTGTAGGTGACCCTGCACCCC
This is a stretch of genomic DNA from Deinococcus fonticola. It encodes these proteins:
- a CDS encoding exodeoxyribonuclease III, translated to MTTAPMNTGPMNTALPTLKVTTFNANGLRSAIRKGFVDWVEREAPDVLLLQEVRADPMPDALAHLGYGGVWGAAQKAGYSGVALLTRHEFTDARIGMLHDEVDAEGRVISAVVRGIRFVSVYLPSGSSGEVRQDFKDRVLVDYQAWVSGVMAEGLPVVLGGDYNIAHQNVDIKNWRSNQKSSGFLPHEREWMTAHLASGLTDCHRAHLGEAAEYTWWSNRAGAYANNVGWRIDYLLASGVQIKQVCVDRNIKLSDHAPLSGVIELGQVLPQNL